From a region of the Micropterus dolomieu isolate WLL.071019.BEF.003 ecotype Adirondacks linkage group LG21, ASM2129224v1, whole genome shotgun sequence genome:
- the LOC123959650 gene encoding uncharacterized oxidoreductase YjmC-like — MSRCLISKAEVQGFIERCMTAVGTKPHHAHSLAEVLVEGDHRGHYSHGLNRMDMYVKDIQTGICAKDGEPVVEKESAATALVDGKNLLGPVVGNFCMNLAIKKAKEAGIGWVVAHGSNHYGIAGYYAMQALKENMIGMSFTNTSPLVVPTRGKECTLGTNPISMAAPSKDGDSFVLDMATSAAALGKVELHERRGDPIPESWGCDAQGKLTPDPKKVLNGGGLVPIGGSEATGGYKGYGLGMMVEVFCGILAGAQYSKHIRTWKVTDRVANLGQCFVAINPENFAPGFTDRMSDLLSIQRGMEPADPNTPVLAAGDPERMNMKNCEEMGGIPYHMNVVNYMNECAKKIGVSLLLPCDKIISN; from the exons ATGTCTGATAAGCAAGGCGGAGGTGCAAGGCTTCATCGAGAGGTGCATGACAGCAGTGGGCACCAAGCCACATCATGCCCACAGCCTGGCTGAGGTGCTGGTAGAGGGGGACCACAGGGGCCACTACAGCCATGGACTCAACAGGATGG ACATGTATGTAAAGGACATCCAGACAGGAATCTGTGCCAAAGACGGTGAGCCGGTGGTGGAGAAGGAGAGTGCAGCCACAGCACTGGTGGATGGGAAGAACCTCCTGGGTCCTGTGGTGGGAAACTTCTGCATGAATCTGGCCATTAAGAAGGCCAAAGAAGCTGGCATTGGCTGGGTGGTAGCACACG GTTCCAACCATTACGGTATTGCCGGATACTACGCAATGCAAGCTCTGAAGGAAAACATGATT GGCATGTCATTTACCAACACGTCCCCCCTGGTGGTTCCCACACGTGGTAAAGAG TGCACTTTGGGCACCAACCCCATCAGTATGGCAGCTCCTTCTAAAGATGGAGACAGCTTTGTTCTGGACATGgccacatcagcagcagcacttGGAAAG GTGGAGCTCCATGAGCGGCGTGGAGACCCCATCCCTGAGAGCTGGGGCTGTGATGCCCAGGGCAAGCTGACCCCCGACCCTAAGAAGGTTCTGAATGGAGGAGGACTGGTGCCCATTGGTGGCAGTGAAGCCACAG GAGGGTACAAAGGCTATGGTCTGGGAATGATGGTGGAAGTGTTCTGTGGTATCTTGGCTGGTGCCCAGTATAGCAAACACATCCGCACGTGGAAAGTAACGGACCGTGTTGCCAACCTG ggTCAGTGTTTTGTGGCAATCAACCCAGAGAACTTTGCTCCCGGGTTCACTGACAGGATGTCAGACCTGCTATCCATCCAGAGAGGGATGGAACCT GCTGATCCCAACACTCCTGTTTTGGCTGCTGGAGATCCAGAGAGGATGAATATGAAGAATTGCGAGGAGATGGGTGGGATACCCTACCACATGAATGTTGTCAACTACATG